In Sebaldella termitidis ATCC 33386, one DNA window encodes the following:
- the rfaE1 gene encoding D-glycero-beta-D-manno-heptose-7-phosphate kinase — protein MLKVERVVELIEKFKNLKIAVVGDMMIDSYLLGDVTRISPEAPVPVVNVNKERFVLGGAANVSNNLRNLNSQVITYGVIGDDENGQKLIKKLEETGIEVSGLVIDSERPTIIKTRILAHNNQLLRIDWEKNEVINERIQKDIIDRLEKNIKNIEAIILSDYNKGVLSEYVSKKIIEIARKNNKIITVDPKPKNFINYVGATAITPNKKEILEYLGLNSFTDESDIENKAMKIKEDLDLKYLLLTRSEEGVSICSENYNKVSTMAKEVYDVTGAGDTLISVFTLALAAGATSLEAAKIGNIAAGIVVGKIGTATTTKEEIIKFYEDM, from the coding sequence ATGTTAAAAGTAGAAAGAGTCGTAGAGCTTATAGAAAAATTTAAAAATTTAAAAATAGCAGTTGTTGGTGATATGATGATTGATTCATATTTATTGGGAGATGTAACAAGAATATCACCAGAGGCACCTGTACCAGTGGTAAATGTCAATAAAGAAAGGTTTGTTCTAGGAGGAGCAGCCAATGTTTCAAATAACCTGAGAAATTTAAATAGTCAGGTTATCACATATGGTGTTATAGGTGATGATGAGAATGGACAGAAATTAATAAAAAAATTGGAAGAGACAGGAATAGAAGTTTCGGGTCTTGTGATAGACAGTGAAAGACCAACAATAATAAAAACCAGAATTTTAGCCCATAATAATCAATTACTCAGAATAGACTGGGAGAAAAATGAAGTTATTAATGAAAGAATACAGAAAGACATAATTGATAGACTGGAAAAAAACATAAAAAACATAGAGGCTATTATACTGTCAGATTATAACAAGGGAGTACTATCAGAATATGTATCAAAAAAGATCATAGAGATAGCCAGAAAAAATAATAAAATTATTACTGTAGATCCGAAGCCTAAAAATTTTATTAATTATGTTGGTGCAACTGCAATCACTCCTAATAAAAAAGAAATACTAGAATATCTGGGATTAAACAGTTTTACTGACGAATCTGATATAGAAAATAAAGCAATGAAAATAAAAGAAGACTTGGATTTGAAATATTTATTATTAACAAGAAGCGAAGAAGGAGTCTCTATTTGCAGTGAAAATTATAATAAAGTATCGACAATGGCAAAGGAAGTCTATGATGTAACAGGAGCCGGAGATACATTAATTTCAGTATTCACACTTGCACTTGCAGCTGGAGCAACAAGTCTTGAAGCAGCTAAAATTGGAAATATAGCAGCTGGGATAGTTGTAGGGAAAATAGGAACGGCAACTACTACAAAAGAAGAAATAATTAAATTTTATGAAGATATGTAA
- a CDS encoding glycosyltransferase family 2 protein: protein MLNTDDKKIDILMATYNGEKYIKEQIDSIIGQTYQNWQLIIRDDCSNDQTRTIIDEYLKLDNRIRLIEDNKKNLGFVKNFEQLLKHSKADYIMFADQDDFWDKTKIEKLYNVIIKENKEIPLLVHCNSSVCNYRLKIIKKKFIKSIENKANTFLFSFIVQGASIIINNKMKEICIPFLDEVYLHDRYLHLLAELLGKRYFLDESLMYYRQHNNNQIGTKSNIIKKILNKRYFEIRDRNLLYKLYLKYGDEIEKEKKKLLETYFLITNTKKSRFIRFYLLHKNNIYMNIKKQIFLMFKG, encoded by the coding sequence ATGCTAAATACAGATGATAAAAAAATAGATATATTAATGGCAACATATAATGGAGAAAAATATATAAAGGAACAAATTGATTCAATAATCGGTCAGACTTATCAAAATTGGCAACTTATAATAAGAGATGACTGTTCAAACGATCAGACGAGAACGATAATAGATGAGTACTTGAAATTGGATAATAGAATTAGATTGATAGAAGATAATAAAAAAAATTTAGGGTTTGTCAAAAATTTTGAACAGTTATTAAAACATTCTAAGGCTGATTATATAATGTTTGCTGATCAAGATGATTTTTGGGATAAAACAAAAATTGAAAAACTTTATAATGTAATTATTAAAGAAAATAAAGAAATTCCACTATTAGTACATTGCAATTCAAGTGTATGCAATTATAGATTGAAAATAATTAAAAAAAAATTCATTAAATCTATAGAAAATAAAGCTAATACGTTTTTATTTTCTTTTATTGTACAAGGAGCTTCTATAATTATAAATAACAAAATGAAGGAAATATGTATCCCATTTTTGGATGAGGTTTATCTGCATGACAGATATTTACATCTGTTAGCAGAGCTATTAGGAAAAAGATATTTTTTGGATGAATCCTTAATGTATTATCGCCAGCATAATAATAATCAAATAGGTACTAAATCAAATATAATAAAAAAAATATTAAACAAAAGATATTTTGAAATACGGGATAGAAATTTATTGTATAAACTATATTTAAAATATGGAGATGAGATTGAAAAAGAAAAAAAGAAATTATTAGAAACATATTTTCTTATTACAAATACTAAAAAAAGCAGGTTTATCAGATTTTATTTGTTACATAAGAATAATATATATATGAATATAAAAAAACAGATTTTTTTAATGTTTAAAGGATAA
- the gmhA gene encoding D-sedoheptulose 7-phosphate isomerase produces MEREIKNSFLTAYETIKNFVENEENILKTAQISKELAEAYNKGKKSLIAGNGGSNCDAMHFAEEFTGRFRKERKALPSLSISDSSHITCVANDYGFDFIFSKGIEAFGESGDFFFGISTSGNSKNIIEAVKVAKNKQLKTVALLGKDGGELKGMCDYEFIIPGETSDRIQEVHMIILHIIIEGVERVLFPENY; encoded by the coding sequence ATGGAAAGAGAGATAAAAAACTCGTTTCTTACTGCGTATGAAACAATAAAAAACTTTGTTGAAAATGAGGAAAACATTTTAAAAACTGCTCAGATATCAAAAGAGCTTGCAGAGGCGTACAATAAAGGAAAGAAATCACTTATAGCAGGTAATGGAGGAAGTAATTGTGATGCAATGCATTTTGCCGAGGAATTTACCGGAAGATTTAGAAAAGAGAGAAAAGCGCTGCCTTCATTAAGTATAAGTGATTCATCACATATAACATGTGTTGCTAATGATTATGGTTTTGACTTTATATTTTCTAAAGGGATAGAAGCTTTTGGTGAAAGTGGTGATTTTTTCTTTGGTATTTCAACTTCTGGAAATTCTAAAAATATAATTGAGGCAGTTAAAGTTGCTAAAAATAAACAGTTGAAAACAGTTGCTTTATTAGGTAAAGATGGCGGGGAACTAAAAGGGATGTGCGATTATGAATTTATAATTCCTGGTGAAACTTCTGACAGAATTCAGGAAGTACATATGATTATTTTACATATTATAATTGAAGGTGTAGAGAGAGTTTTATTTCCTGAAAATTATTAA